The following DNA comes from Nicotiana sylvestris chromosome 10, ASM39365v2, whole genome shotgun sequence.
actatggatttcgtagttggcttgccccggaccttgcggaagtttgatgcagtgtgggtcatcgtggataggttgaccaagtcggcacacatTATACCggttgtgactacttacacttCGGAGAGACTGGCTCAGATTTAGATTCGGGATATAGTCTGGTTGCACGGTGCACCTGTTTCCATCGTATCGGATAGGGGCCCTCAGTTCACTTATCATTTTTGGAGAGCTATTCagggtgagttggggacccgcgtGGAGCTTAGCACAGCATTTCACCCACAGACCGACAGGTAGTCGGAGCGGACAGTCCATATCTTGGAGGACAttcttagagcatgtgtgattgactttagatgatagtgggatcagttcttgcctttggcagagtttgcttacaacaacagctatcagtctagcattgagatggctccatttgaggctttatatgttCGGCAGtcattctcctatcgggtggtttgagcctggtgaggctaagttatacggtacagatttggtacaggatgccttggacaaggtaaagttgatccaggagaggcttcgcacagctcagtccaaacagaagagttacacaGATTAGAAGGCGCGAGATGTATCActtatggttggcgagaaggtcctcttgaaagtctcgccaatgaagggtgttatgaggttcgggaagaaggtcaAGCTGAGCCCAaagtttattggcccatttgaggtgttgagacgagttggggaggttgcttacgagcttgctttaccccctAGTTTATCGGGAGTCCACCCAGTCGGTcacgtgtccatgcttcggaggtatcatgccGATTTGTCCCGTGTGttggacttcagtactattcagttgGATGAGAGCCTGAGTTACGAGGAGGatccagttgccattattgataggcaGGATCGCCAGtgaagatccaagaggatttcagcAGTAAAGGTCcaatggaggggccaaccagtcgaggaggcgacctgggagtccgaggaggatatgcggagcagatacccacatttattcagcacttcaggtaCGTTTCTAtgcccgttcgaggatgaatgtttgtttaagaggtggagaatataacgacccgactggtcattttaccttttagaaccctgttcccttaaataaaacttcctgCACTTGCTTTAACTCATTTATGACCCGCGGGGATAGTTGGTTCGGGAATTTGAAAggatttgggttgaaatatgctcatttgattccttaagattttcttaaaaggctaagtttgattttggtcaacatttttagtaaacggacccagattcgtgttttgacggtcctggagggtccgtaggaaatatgggacctgggcgtatacccaaaattgaattccgagatccTTAGCCAGAGtaataaatttttattaaaaattgttaaactgaaattctaaggatttaaagaaactaaataatgattgatcacacgagtatcgggctcgtatgttggttccggagcccagtacagATCCAAAATagcatttaagacttgcccgcataatttggtgtcaatccgagtagtttaagggagtttcggctcgttagaggaaaattaagaacttgaagttcataagtttgattcaattggttttaggggtgattcttagatttagcgttgtttcgaaCGTTCCGAAGATTCGAGtaggtccgtttcatgatttcatACCTGTCGGTATGTTCAggcggggcccgggagccccgagcgtcaatcggacgaggctcgagtgaagttgaaatttttgagaagtgcttctgtcataaccgcacttgtggTTGGTTGACCGCAGGTGtgagaccacagaagcggtctGCCTATCACAGATGCGGCCCAGGGCAGGCCAGAcccaaaccgcagaagcggctcccaagccgcagaagcagcctcgagaccacagaagcggtcgCAGCCCACTTGGCCAGTTCTGCAGATGCGTTTGATTTCTCGCAGAAgtaggaccgcagatgcagtccccTGACCGTAGATGCGGAAGTCGCTGAAGTAgtaagcttcatttaatacgggttctaagtccctctttgccacttttcactcctccattggcgattttaggagcttttgagagaagacttccacctagtatcttgaggtaagtttatcccacctattcttaggttaatacttgtgtcttaggtagattaaataCTAGAATTAAGGTAAAATCAAgaggttagagcaaaacctagggttttgacaaaagttagatttaaccacggaatttattatgaaatgaattagaaatcgtatatttttgatccttaggttatgaaaaacaacttccttcaaaaagtttcggaatccgagcacgtgggcccgggggcggattttaggaaacttgttaatggttggaaaattgcttaaatagctagaatttgATCTTGTaagcttatattgactagttcctacctcatttaactagttttggatcgttcggctccaaattgagagtttgggCTCGTCcatggtattggaagtgcactttggagcgaggtgagtctcctttctaaccttgtaagagggaattatcctcataggtgtaataattggataattgctactaaatgcgggggctacgtgcgcactaggtgacgagagtccgtgcgtagctactattatgttaattatccgggtagtctaggacctgtaccatgctatatttgtgaatgtctctatattttcttgctaatgtgatcacttaaGGTATGCTAGAAACTTGGAAAGGAACATTTGCGAATGTATACACTTGttggacacttgtatgaatttgTTTGAAAATAAATGTGCATTCATGTGTTTCcttgatattaattgatatttgtggatcgggtcgatcgcctcggtagaaatagatgcatctatggttcgcgtcattcgaccctctggcagtgcacagtttattttctgttggatcgggtcgtcgacctcggcataatgtgtgCATGATATCcatgtgaaatcttatccatgacttgatctgctaaatatttgaaatgtaaatggctgaTTGTAAAATTGTCAAGAACATGACTTATTACCTCTCGCtacaaactgttgattatttTTGACTCCCATGTTTAGTACAATTCttcattatattatttgaccttagtaagtatcaagtcgacctctcatctctatcTTTTCGAGATTAGGCGGGATAATtacggggtacatattgtttatgtactcatactacacttctgtcaCTACTAGAAATTGGAGCTATGGCAACCTTTCGAAAACCGTTACAATAAATAAGCTAACCGTCCTTATAGGGCTAATGGGACGGATTTGGACACGTTCCGGGATTCAGTGTTACAATAGGTCTATTGGAACGGTTATTTGCAACAGTTTACAAACCGTCTCCATAGATAGGGTATTGGAACGGTTTGTACTGCTACCACTATTCTATCTACAAAAACGGTTTCCTTTTCATTTGGGACGGTTATAAACCGTCCTGGTAAAATAATACAGCTGATTTTTTTAAGTCTATTGCAACGGTTTTCATGATATATTGCAACGGTTTGTGTGATATATTGAAACAATTATCAGTACCCCTATTGCAACAGATATTATAACATATTGGAACAGTTATAAAGGGCTGCTCTTATTATTTGCTAGGTCTATTGGAACGGTTATATTCTCTATTGCAACAACTTGTAATTTCTGATATTTATGGAAGCAAAATGAGAAATAGTTTCCTATTCTATGAAATTGTTTACACCATATCCAACTAGCATTATCCATATACAAAAACAAAATATGGAtacattgtttggtcaaacaaTTCAAAAGTCAAAATAGATGAGTTTGTATACAAAAAGTTCTAAACTAAAATATCCTTAAACATAATAATAGAAAGTCTAACAACGATCAATAACACTCAAGTAAGGTCTTCGTCACTGCTTTCATCTGCAATCACTGCACCTACAAAACACAATgagaaataattaaacaaaaattttaGGATAATTGAATCACAAAGTAATTGAATGACCAATTTGATAACTTGAAAATTTTCAAACTCTCTAAATTCTTAAATTTTTTGGCAAAGTTTCCTTTGTAAAAATGACTATTCCAAAATTTTCAACCTGCGCAAAACATCATTTTGAAGAACTCCCACTGTCAGTCATGGAAATTGGAAACAGAACTACTGCTCAATGGTAATTTGCTTAGTTCAAACATCCCTGCAGAAACTAATAAGGTTGTTTCTCACTTCTCAATTTCTGAAGCAATGCAGAAACCATAGAAAATTAGAACAACTACTATATGCCGAACCATATGCAGAAACTTGTAGAGGTAAATCCTATTATCCTAGAAAACGTATAAAAAATAGAACTGTTATATTTACTTGTGCAGAAACTATAGAAAATAGAACACTTAAGTATAAACACTTAAGTTGACGGAAGAGAGTATTCTAATATAAATGATTCAGGTGCTTTCGAGTTTTCAACAAATATGCTGCAAGTAAGCTTTCTTTACGAATGTAACTTGCTCATCTCTCTTTCACATCCCAAACTGAATATCTTGATTTATTTTTAATGATCAAGCTTCAACATCTTTGTCTATAACTtctaaagttttttttctttatctttttcatAACTTCTAAGGTATTTCTAAattatgaaaaatcaaaaaaaaaaaaaaacagaaaaaagaattaaaaaacaaTGAAGTCATCTTCATTCACTATAGAAACTAGACAAATTAAGATCAACCAAGATCTTTAATTGAAAAAATGTGCACATGTACAAGCTACTCTTCAGTACGAGCTAGCACTCCATATTCTCCACCAGATTCATTACCCTCATAGAAGGAGCCAGTTCCAAGGCAATCACGCTCAACAGAGTAGTCATGATTCGTGAATCCGCAGCAACCAAGTAAActtgaaatttttgaaagaagtcTACGTTAGAAATTATTagaaaatagaaagggaaagGGGGGTTTTGAGCAGATAGCAGCTTTTCTTGTCTGTCTCAAGCCTCTAAGTCTAAAGTTTAAGGGATTAGggaattaggggttttgggtatGGGCTTAGGCTTATTGATACTATGCACCTAACATATATCCACTGTCAATAAGTTTGCAAAGCGTAATAATACAAAAATCTGCCACCATCGTCAATTGTTCAAACAGTTCAAACATCTGTGAAATGAATGCTATTTATCCACTGTCATTCCAGCTAAGGTAAATCATATTCATATATAAGGAAGTTTGATAATTTGGATGAAGATAGTGCGAGCATCTCTAGAATAGCAGCAGATAAAATATGCACATGAATTCTAAACTCAGAATGGCAACTAGAATATAGCAATGCAATTCATCATTCTGGAGAAGTTTGCAAAGCGTAATATATATCCTAGCATATATAGTTCTTGGTATCAACAAGTATAATTCTAAATTGAATAAcctaaaaaaaacagaaagataGTCGTTTATTTCTTAGCAAAAGAACAGCCCCGCTTTATTTCATGCAATATTAAATCAGTACTTTTTTCATTTTAAATAAGCAATATTAATACCTGGAATGAGTTGGCCTTCTTTGTTGCTATTAGTAGATGGACGACGGATTGGTTGTAAAGTTGCTTGTTGTGCAAAAGAAGCTTCTCCTAGAGAATTATCACCCAATGCCGCTAGAATAATGTTAGCATCAATATCAATTCCTGAACACTGAAGTCGTGCAAGGACATCTGCAACAACTTCTTGACGGATAGTTGCCTTTTGTTCCTCAATTTTTTCCTCCATTCTTTGTATATTCTCCTCCattttttgtagataatttgtagtaTTTGAAGAGGATTCAAAACATCCTACTTTCCCTCTCAAAGAATTCTTGTAACCCCTCGTCCATACAATCTCAGGCGTCCCGGATGTCCAGGCCCCATGATAGATGCAAATGCATCTACGGACTCACTAAGCACTAGTTTCTTCCATTTCATTTTGAGCGTGATAAAATCAATAGTCAATGAGGGGAGCAGTGCCATCAGAGAACGTAGCATCTAACTGAAACCACAGATTTTGGATCTGGCTTTTAAAAGGAATTGCTTGGACTTTGGATTTAAGGACTTACTGGAGAAAAGGAATCAATCTGCTTTTTCTGCATCATTAGGTTTCATACTG
Coding sequences within:
- the LOC104212888 gene encoding uncharacterized protein isoform X4; protein product: MEENIQRMEEKIEEQKATIRQEVVADVLARLQCSGIDIDANIILAALGDNSLGEASFAQQATLQPIRRPSTNSNKEGQLIPGAVIADESSDEDLT
- the LOC104212888 gene encoding uncharacterized protein isoform X2, which codes for MEENIQRMEEKIEEQKATIRQEVVADVLARLQCSGIDIDANIILAALGDNSLGEASFAQQATLQPIRRPSTNSNKEGQLIPVSAGMFELSKLPLSSSSVSNFHD
- the LOC104212888 gene encoding uncharacterized protein isoform X3, with amino-acid sequence MEENIQRMEEKIEEQKATIRQEVVADVLARLQCSGIDIDANIILAALGDNSLGEASFAQQATLQPIRRPSTNSNKEGQLIPGMFELSKLPLSSSSVSNFHD
- the LOC104212888 gene encoding uncharacterized protein isoform X5; translated protein: MEENIQRMEEKIEEQKATIRQEVVADVLARLQCSGIDIDANIILAALGDNSLGEASFAQQATLQPIRRPSTNSNKEGQLIPEIEK
- the LOC104212888 gene encoding uncharacterized protein isoform X1, whose product is MEENIQRMEEKIEEQKATIRQEVVADVLARLQCSGIDIDANIILAALGDNSLGEASFAQQATLQPIRRPSTNSNKEGQLIPVYLVAADSRIMTTLLSVIALELAPSMRVMNLVENMEC